The following proteins are co-located in the Candidatus Accumulibacter cognatus genome:
- a CDS encoding XdhC family protein, translating into MDSQDLQVLDAVRRWSAAGHTLALVTLARTWGSAPRAPGAWLALRDDGLVQGSVSGGCVEADLIERIRAGRLGGPAPTKVAYGGTPEESARFGLPCGGTLELVIEARPDVAQLIDMADRIAAGRLVRRTVDLASGHTAIDDGARGDALTWNGTRLCTLHGPRRRLLIIGAGQISYFLASMALLMDYEVTVCDPREEYADEWRVAGTTLSREMPDDVVRAMGLDPHSAVVALTHDPKLDDMALLEALKSPAFYVGAIGSRINNARRRERLARYFDLSGEELAGLHGPVGLPIGSRTPPEIAVAILAEMTAVIRGVTLVRSGTEVPSTSGVCAASLAG; encoded by the coding sequence GTGGACAGCCAGGATCTGCAGGTCCTCGATGCCGTACGCCGCTGGTCGGCGGCGGGCCATACCCTCGCGCTGGTCACGCTGGCGCGCACCTGGGGCTCGGCGCCGCGCGCGCCCGGCGCCTGGCTGGCGCTGCGCGACGACGGCCTCGTCCAGGGTTCGGTCTCCGGCGGCTGCGTCGAGGCCGACCTGATCGAACGCATCCGCGCCGGCCGCCTCGGCGGGCCGGCGCCGACCAAGGTCGCTTACGGCGGGACGCCCGAGGAATCGGCGCGCTTCGGCCTGCCCTGCGGCGGCACGCTCGAACTGGTCATCGAGGCACGCCCCGATGTCGCGCAACTGATCGACATGGCCGACCGTATCGCTGCCGGCCGCCTCGTGCGGCGCACCGTGGACCTGGCCTCCGGCCACACGGCCATCGACGACGGCGCCCGCGGCGACGCGCTGACCTGGAACGGCACCCGCCTCTGCACGCTGCACGGTCCGCGCCGCCGCCTGCTGATCATCGGCGCCGGACAGATCTCGTACTTCCTGGCTTCGATGGCGCTGCTGATGGACTACGAAGTCACCGTCTGCGACCCGCGCGAGGAATACGCCGACGAGTGGCGCGTCGCCGGCACCACCCTGTCGCGCGAGATGCCCGACGACGTGGTGCGCGCGATGGGCCTCGACCCGCACAGCGCCGTCGTCGCGCTGACGCACGACCCCAAGCTCGACGACATGGCCCTGCTCGAAGCGCTGAAGTCGCCGGCCTTCTACGTCGGCGCCATCGGCTCGCGGATCAACAACGCGCGGCGGCGCGAGCGGCTGGCGCGCTATTTCGACCTCAGCGGGGAAGAACTCGCTGGCCTGCACGGCCCGGTCGGTCTGCCGATCGGCAGCCGCACGCCGCCCGAAATTGCGGTCGCCATCCTCGCCGAAATGACCGCGGTGATCCGTGGCGTGACCCTGGTCCGCAGCGGCACCGAGGTGCCCTCCACGAGCGGCGTCTGCGCGGCCAGCCTTGCCGGCTGA
- a CDS encoding PAS domain S-box protein, translated as MSRLSPEGSAPGPAPETASWASALIDAAPDAIVVIDGAGRIVLVNAQAERLFGYSRGELVGQVIEVLVPDRLRSGHVGRRQAFGEHPTARPMGVSLDLSARCRDGREVPVEISLSPLSTPGGMLFSAAIRDITERRRTQEALRQARDELELRVHERTAELEQTNRVLHQEMADREQAEGALRQAQKMEAVGQLTGGIAHDFNNLLTVVIGSLQILARHVAKDPFATELAGAALKAARRGSELNRTLLAFSRKQRLAPVAVDCNEMIAHLTGMLRRVLGEHVSIGVAPAADLPRAIADAGQLETALLNLAVNARDAMPDGGTLTLETAAVTLDAHYAANEVDVKPGRYVMLAVSDTGCGMTPEVVARACEPFFTTKEVGKGSGLGLAMVYGFVKQSGGHVKIYSEPGFGTTIKLFLPEVVATTSIGEAEPATADELPIRGGDETLLVVEDEEDVRQLACRVLGGLGYRILQACDGRDAMVLIESDATIDLLFTDVVLPGGMNGPEIARRARLRRPGLKVMYTSGYTGNAIQQLDATLTPVHLITKPYAIDEMTRAVRALLDAD; from the coding sequence ATGTCGCGACTGTCCCCGGAGGGATCAGCACCGGGACCCGCGCCGGAGACCGCATCCTGGGCGAGCGCACTGATCGATGCCGCGCCAGACGCGATCGTCGTCATCGATGGCGCCGGCCGCATCGTCCTTGTCAATGCGCAGGCCGAGCGCTTGTTCGGATACTCGCGTGGCGAACTCGTCGGGCAGGTGATCGAGGTGCTGGTGCCGGACCGCCTGCGCTCCGGGCACGTCGGGCGTCGGCAGGCGTTCGGCGAGCACCCGACGGCGCGCCCGATGGGCGTCTCGCTCGACCTCAGCGCACGCTGCCGCGACGGTCGCGAGGTGCCGGTCGAGATCAGCCTGAGCCCGCTCAGCACGCCGGGCGGCATGCTGTTCTCCGCGGCGATCCGCGACATCACCGAGCGCCGGCGGACCCAGGAAGCGTTGCGTCAGGCGCGAGACGAACTGGAGTTGCGCGTCCACGAGCGGACCGCCGAACTCGAGCAGACCAACCGTGTGCTTCACCAGGAGATGGCAGACCGCGAGCAGGCCGAAGGTGCGCTGCGCCAGGCCCAGAAGATGGAGGCCGTCGGGCAGCTGACCGGCGGCATCGCGCACGACTTCAACAACCTCCTCACCGTCGTCATCGGCAGCCTGCAGATCCTGGCCCGCCATGTCGCGAAGGACCCATTCGCGACAGAACTGGCCGGGGCCGCCCTGAAGGCGGCGCGGCGTGGTAGCGAACTCAACCGCACCCTGCTCGCGTTTTCGAGGAAGCAGCGGCTGGCCCCGGTGGCCGTCGACTGCAACGAAATGATTGCCCACCTGACCGGCATGCTGCGTCGCGTGCTCGGCGAGCATGTGTCGATCGGCGTCGCGCCCGCGGCGGACCTGCCGCGCGCGATCGCCGATGCCGGCCAGCTCGAGACCGCGCTGCTCAACCTTGCCGTCAACGCGCGCGACGCGATGCCCGACGGCGGCACCCTGACGCTGGAAACTGCCGCCGTGACGCTCGACGCCCACTATGCGGCGAACGAGGTCGATGTCAAACCCGGACGCTATGTGATGCTCGCCGTGTCGGATACCGGCTGCGGCATGACGCCCGAGGTCGTCGCGCGCGCCTGCGAGCCGTTCTTCACGACCAAGGAGGTCGGCAAGGGCAGCGGCCTCGGCCTCGCGATGGTCTATGGCTTCGTCAAGCAATCGGGTGGGCACGTGAAGATCTACAGCGAACCAGGCTTCGGCACGACGATCAAGCTCTTCCTGCCCGAGGTCGTCGCCACCACGTCGATCGGCGAGGCGGAACCGGCCACGGCGGATGAGTTGCCGATCCGCGGCGGCGACGAGACCTTGCTCGTCGTCGAAGACGAGGAGGACGTCCGGCAGCTGGCCTGCCGCGTCCTCGGCGGGCTTGGCTACCGCATCCTGCAGGCCTGCGACGGGCGCGACGCCATGGTCCTGATCGAGTCCGACGCGACGATCGACCTTTTGTTCACCGACGTCGTCCTGCCCGGCGGCATGAACGGCCCGGAGATCGCCCGCCGCGCCCGCCTGCGGCGTCCGGGCCTCAAGGTGATGTACACGTCGGGCTATACCGGCAACGCGATCCAGCAACTCGACGCCACGCTGACGCCGGTGCACCTGATCACCAAGCCGTACGCGATCGACGAGATGACGCGCGCAGTGCGCGCGCTGCTCGACGCCGATTGA
- a CDS encoding (2Fe-2S)-binding protein: protein MISLTVNGKKLSVDASPDTPLLWVLRDHLHLTGTKYGCGQALCGACTVHVDGAPQRSCAIPVSMVAGRAITTIESADQTKVGKAVQAAWQKLDVVQCGYCQSGQIMSAVALLSTKRKPTDADIDEAMGGNLCRCATYQRIRAAIHEAAKSLA from the coding sequence ATGATCTCCCTCACCGTCAACGGCAAGAAGCTCTCCGTCGATGCCTCGCCCGATACCCCGCTGCTCTGGGTGCTACGCGACCACCTCCACCTCACCGGCACCAAGTACGGCTGCGGCCAGGCGCTCTGCGGCGCCTGCACCGTGCATGTGGACGGCGCGCCGCAGCGTTCCTGCGCGATCCCGGTCTCGATGGTCGCGGGCCGCGCGATCACCACCATCGAATCGGCCGACCAGACCAAGGTTGGCAAGGCCGTGCAGGCGGCCTGGCAGAAGCTCGATGTCGTGCAGTGCGGCTACTGCCAATCGGGCCAGATCATGAGCGCCGTGGCGCTGCTCAGCACCAAGCGCAAGCCGACCGACGCCGACATCGACGAAGCGATGGGCGGCAACCTCTGTCGCTGCGCCACCTATCAGCGCATCCGCGCCGCCATCCACGAAGCCGCCAAGTCCCTCGCCTAG
- a CDS encoding pyridoxamine 5'-phosphate oxidase family protein, with protein MRISTPHAVHLLHAAPFATLATQAINFPGHPYATPVPNVPDAAHCPLLLVSALAEHTKNLLADPKVSLSYVEPRSTDVQAAARLTLVGDAERLDPDDALVERYLRYQPDSAHYLELDFMFFRVVPKRLRFIEGIGRMGWIEAADWSLLPALDADSERAALQELTGRLPDGVTVLGIDTFGIDLRRGEQRARHAFGEPWASPAVLAAMIAHWAAGLA; from the coding sequence ATGAGGATTTCGACGCCGCACGCCGTTCACCTCCTCCATGCCGCACCGTTCGCGACGCTGGCGACGCAGGCGATCAACTTTCCGGGCCACCCCTACGCGACGCCGGTCCCCAACGTTCCCGACGCAGCGCACTGCCCGCTCCTCCTCGTCAGCGCGCTCGCCGAGCACACCAAGAACCTGCTCGCCGACCCGAAGGTGAGCCTGTCCTATGTCGAGCCGCGCTCCACCGACGTGCAGGCCGCGGCACGCCTGACCCTGGTCGGCGATGCCGAACGGCTAGACCCGGACGACGCGCTGGTCGAGCGTTACCTGCGCTACCAGCCCGACTCGGCGCACTATCTCGAACTCGACTTCATGTTCTTCCGCGTCGTTCCGAAGCGTCTGCGTTTCATCGAGGGCATCGGGCGCATGGGCTGGATCGAGGCCGCCGACTGGTCCTTGCTGCCGGCCCTGGATGCCGACTCCGAGCGCGCGGCGCTACAGGAACTCACGGGTCGGTTGCCGGACGGCGTCACCGTGCTCGGCATCGATACGTTCGGCATCGACCTCAGGCGCGGCGAACAGCGCGCCCGCCACGCCTTTGGGGAACCTTGGGCATCGCCGGCCGTGCTGGCCGCGATGATCGCCCACTGGGCGGCCGGCCTCGCCTGA
- a CDS encoding nucleotidyltransferase family protein encodes MPADPARARFVGLLLAAGYGRRFGADKLLHPLADGLPVAVAAARVLRAACPDSIAVLRPDQTALAERLAGEGLRVVTSAVSTLGMGHSLAAGVRASADAAGWIVALADMPFIAPATVRQVADALRDAARTGHAQAIVAPALGSVRGHPVGFMTGWRDALSTLQGDAGAGRILKAHPEYLRLLAVDDAGILRDIDIPGDLG; translated from the coding sequence TTGCCGGCTGACCCTGCCCGGGCCCGCTTCGTCGGCCTCCTGCTCGCCGCCGGCTACGGCCGGCGCTTCGGGGCCGACAAGCTCCTGCATCCGCTCGCCGACGGCTTGCCGGTCGCCGTCGCCGCCGCCCGCGTACTGCGCGCCGCCTGCCCGGATTCGATCGCGGTCTTGCGCCCCGACCAGACCGCGCTCGCCGAACGCCTGGCCGGCGAAGGCCTGCGCGTTGTGACCAGCGCGGTTTCGACGCTCGGCATGGGCCACAGCCTCGCCGCTGGCGTCCGTGCCAGTGCCGATGCGGCCGGCTGGATCGTCGCCCTTGCCGACATGCCCTTCATCGCCCCGGCGACCGTGCGGCAGGTGGCCGACGCGCTGCGCGATGCGGCCCGGACCGGCCATGCCCAGGCTATCGTCGCGCCGGCGCTGGGGAGCGTGCGCGGGCACCCGGTGGGTTTCATGACCGGCTGGCGCGACGCGCTATCGACCCTGCAAGGCGATGCCGGTGCCGGGCGCATCCTGAAGGCGCACCCCGAGTACCTGCGGCTGCTTGCGGTCGACGACGCGGGCATCTTGCGCGATATCGACATTCCCGGCGACCTGGGGTGA
- a CDS encoding aspartate kinase, which translates to MTSSPQAQISVEKIGGTSMSAFGDVLRHIMLYDKDRIYGRIYVVSAYSGVTNQLLEHKKTGERGIYALFAEGADYHQALGGLAASLKKLNAGFADLGLPLAIADAFVDERIAQAKKYLEAMHHVLASGYISRKDVLLAAREVLASIGESHSAFNAVEILKANDVKAILLDLAGFDDDYAWTIDERIQKSFLGLDLANNVIVATGYTKGVEGIMREFDRGYSEVTFSKIAVEVRPAEAVIHKEFHLSSADPNLVGLENAVIVGATNYDVADQLADVGMEAIHPKAAKPMELAGIPIRLKNTFEPEHPGTLITKDYVGQRARVEMVTGTDKVTLVEIHDPSMVGTVGFDYGLMEIFCKHEISYILKATNANSIAHLVWDSSVTTELVEELEARYQVVTVKKSAIVCAIGSNIGIPGVLARAAQAMAEAGVNVNCISQTLRQVNMQFVIERGDYKKAVIALNQALCVAPGTVVPKA; encoded by the coding sequence ATGACCAGCTCCCCGCAAGCTCAAATTTCTGTCGAAAAGATCGGCGGCACCTCGATGTCCGCCTTCGGCGACGTGCTTCGCCACATCATGCTGTACGACAAGGATCGCATCTACGGCCGCATCTACGTCGTTTCCGCCTACTCGGGCGTAACCAACCAGCTGCTAGAACACAAGAAGACCGGCGAGCGCGGCATCTACGCGCTGTTCGCCGAGGGTGCCGACTACCACCAGGCGCTGGGCGGCCTCGCGGCCAGCCTGAAGAAGCTGAACGCCGGCTTCGCCGACCTCGGGCTGCCGCTGGCTATCGCCGATGCCTTCGTCGACGAACGCATCGCGCAGGCCAAGAAATACCTCGAGGCGATGCACCACGTACTCGCCAGCGGCTACATCAGCCGCAAGGACGTGCTGCTCGCGGCGCGCGAGGTACTCGCCTCGATCGGCGAATCGCATAGCGCCTTCAACGCCGTCGAGATCCTCAAGGCGAACGACGTCAAGGCCATCCTGCTCGACCTCGCCGGCTTCGACGACGACTACGCATGGACGATCGACGAGCGTATCCAGAAGAGCTTCCTTGGCCTCGACCTCGCCAACAACGTGATCGTCGCCACCGGCTACACCAAGGGCGTGGAAGGCATCATGCGCGAGTTCGACCGCGGCTATTCCGAGGTCACCTTCAGCAAGATCGCGGTCGAGGTGCGCCCGGCCGAGGCAGTGATCCACAAGGAGTTCCACCTCTCCTCGGCCGACCCCAACTTGGTCGGCCTCGAGAACGCGGTCATCGTCGGCGCCACCAACTACGACGTCGCCGACCAGCTGGCCGACGTCGGCATGGAGGCGATCCACCCGAAGGCCGCCAAGCCGATGGAACTGGCCGGCATCCCGATCCGCCTGAAGAACACCTTCGAGCCCGAGCATCCCGGCACGCTGATCACCAAGGACTACGTCGGCCAGCGCGCCCGCGTCGAGATGGTCACCGGCACCGACAAGGTGACGCTGGTCGAGATCCACGACCCCTCGATGGTCGGCACCGTCGGATTCGATTACGGCCTGATGGAGATCTTCTGCAAGCACGAGATCAGCTACATCCTGAAGGCCACCAACGCCAACTCGATCGCCCACCTGGTCTGGGACAGTTCGGTGACCACGGAACTGGTCGAAGAGCTCGAGGCGCGCTACCAGGTCGTCACGGTGAAGAAGAGCGCCATCGTCTGCGCGATCGGCTCCAACATCGGTATCCCGGGCGTTTTGGCGCGCGCCGCGCAGGCGATGGCGGAAGCCGGCGTCAATGTCAATTGCATATCGCAGACCTTGCGCCAGGTGAACATGCAGTTCGTGATCGAGCGCGGCGACTACAAGAAGGCGGTCATCGCCCTCAACCAGGCGCTCTGCGTTGCTCCGGGAACGGTGGTGCCGAAGGCCTGA
- a CDS encoding STAS domain-containing protein — MSDDGNVCFARQGGTWILRFQGDIRYTMAHAVDVFIDDMFAHGNPLRICADLNATTSIDSTGIGLIAKLSNGMRVVGREMPIVFSANADVVETLRNVCLDEVCTIVASAPEVVAENEIPATTPDERELARTIVSAHCMLCDLCENNRAEFSGVIEAFQREVDRT; from the coding sequence GTGTCTGATGACGGAAATGTATGCTTCGCGCGCCAGGGCGGTACCTGGATCTTGCGGTTCCAGGGGGATATCCGGTACACGATGGCGCACGCTGTCGACGTCTTCATTGACGACATGTTCGCACACGGCAATCCCCTGCGCATCTGTGCCGATCTCAACGCCACGACGAGTATCGACAGCACGGGCATCGGTTTGATCGCCAAGCTGTCGAACGGCATGCGGGTTGTCGGTCGCGAAATGCCCATCGTCTTCTCGGCGAACGCCGACGTGGTCGAGACGCTGCGCAATGTCTGCCTGGACGAGGTCTGCACGATCGTCGCCAGCGCACCGGAAGTGGTCGCCGAAAACGAGATTCCCGCAACGACCCCCGACGAGCGCGAGCTTGCCCGAACGATCGTCTCGGCGCACTGCATGCTCTGCGATCTCTGTGAAAATAATCGTGCCGAATTCAGCGGCGTGATCGAAGCCTTTCAGCGCGAAGTCGATCGAACCTGA
- a CDS encoding xanthine dehydrogenase family protein molybdopterin-binding subunit, which translates to MDTTIATPLAAADPATHATNAPPAIENASRRQFVQGVTGLTLAFCLPASATLAAPAGAGKLAATGGAAAPPFEPNAFLRIGADDTVTVISKHLEMGQGTYTGLATIVAEELDADWAKVRIEGAPADAKRYNNLFWGPAQGTGGSTAMANSWEQLRNAGAAGRAMLVQAAAKKWKVPAAEITVKDGVVMHAASKRKERFGELVADAAKEAVPTGVTLKDPKDFRLVGKHAPRKDSADKTTGRAMFTQDMQMHGMLVAMVAHPPRFGAKVQRFDATRAKAINGVVDVVEIPSGVAVLALDTWTAKKARDTLTIEWNDTNAFRLGSEEILARYKEMAKKPGLVAHQAGDTDAAFAKAAKKLSASYDFPYLAHAAMEPMNCVVARTETGCEVWNGEQLHTGDQYALAVVFGFKPEQVTIHMLYAGGSFGRRANTKSDYVVEAAQIVKASGTKAPVKLVWTREDDMRAGYYRPLFHHALEAALDAEGRLTGWRHRLVGQSILKGSPFESMMVKNGIDAVSVEGAANLPYAIPNMTVDLHTPDDIQVPVLWWRSVGSSHTAYSTEVFLDQVARAAGKDPVAMRMDLLDKHPRHRGVLKLAAEKAGWGKPLAAGAPGTRRGRGVAVHESFNSYVAQVAEVTVDAEGKLKVDRVVCAVDCGIAINPDNVRAQVEGAVGFALSAALHGEIELKDGQVVPGNFDAYPVLRIAEMPKVEVHIVPSAEKPTGIGEPGVPPLAPAVANAIAAATGKVPTRLPFSADDLKA; encoded by the coding sequence ATGGACACGACAATCGCCACACCCCTCGCCGCAGCCGATCCCGCAACCCACGCCACGAACGCCCCGCCCGCCATCGAGAACGCCAGCCGCCGCCAGTTCGTGCAGGGCGTCACCGGACTTACGCTCGCCTTCTGCCTGCCCGCCTCTGCCACCCTCGCCGCCCCCGCCGGAGCCGGCAAGCTGGCCGCCACGGGTGGCGCAGCCGCCCCCCCCTTCGAACCCAACGCCTTCCTGCGCATCGGCGCCGACGACACGGTGACCGTGATCTCGAAGCACCTCGAGATGGGCCAGGGCACCTATACGGGCCTCGCGACCATCGTCGCCGAGGAACTCGACGCCGACTGGGCGAAGGTGCGCATCGAAGGCGCGCCGGCAGACGCCAAGCGCTACAACAACCTGTTCTGGGGTCCGGCGCAGGGAACCGGCGGCAGCACGGCGATGGCCAATTCCTGGGAACAGCTGCGCAATGCCGGCGCCGCCGGCCGCGCGATGCTGGTCCAGGCCGCCGCAAAGAAATGGAAGGTGCCGGCCGCCGAGATCACCGTGAAGGACGGCGTCGTCATGCACGCCGCATCGAAGCGCAAGGAGCGCTTCGGCGAACTGGTCGCCGATGCCGCCAAGGAGGCGGTGCCGACCGGCGTGACGCTCAAGGACCCGAAGGACTTCCGCCTGGTCGGCAAGCACGCGCCGCGCAAGGACTCGGCCGACAAGACCACCGGCCGCGCGATGTTCACCCAGGACATGCAGATGCACGGCATGCTGGTCGCGATGGTCGCCCACCCGCCGCGCTTCGGCGCCAAGGTGCAGCGCTTCGACGCGACGCGTGCGAAGGCGATCAATGGCGTCGTCGACGTCGTCGAGATCCCCTCCGGCGTCGCCGTCCTGGCGCTCGATACCTGGACCGCCAAGAAGGCGCGCGACACGCTCACCATCGAATGGAACGACACGAACGCCTTCCGCCTCGGCAGCGAGGAGATCCTCGCCCGCTACAAGGAGATGGCGAAGAAGCCCGGCCTTGTCGCCCACCAGGCCGGCGACACCGACGCCGCGTTCGCCAAGGCCGCGAAGAAGCTTTCGGCAAGCTACGACTTCCCCTACCTCGCGCACGCCGCGATGGAGCCGATGAACTGCGTCGTCGCCCGCACCGAGACCGGCTGCGAAGTCTGGAACGGCGAGCAGCTGCACACCGGCGACCAGTACGCGCTGGCTGTCGTGTTCGGCTTCAAGCCCGAGCAGGTGACGATCCACATGCTCTACGCCGGCGGCAGCTTCGGCCGCCGAGCCAACACCAAATCGGACTACGTCGTCGAGGCCGCGCAGATCGTCAAGGCCAGCGGCACGAAGGCGCCGGTCAAGCTGGTGTGGACGCGCGAGGATGACATGCGCGCCGGCTACTACCGGCCGCTCTTCCACCACGCGCTCGAAGCCGCGCTCGATGCCGAAGGCAGGCTCACCGGCTGGCGGCACCGCCTAGTCGGGCAATCGATCCTCAAGGGCTCGCCCTTCGAATCGATGATGGTCAAGAACGGCATCGACGCCGTCTCGGTCGAGGGCGCCGCCAACCTGCCCTACGCGATCCCCAACATGACCGTCGACCTGCACACGCCGGACGACATCCAGGTGCCCGTGCTGTGGTGGCGCTCGGTCGGCTCCTCGCATACCGCCTACTCGACCGAGGTCTTCCTCGACCAGGTGGCGCGCGCCGCCGGCAAGGACCCGGTCGCGATGCGCATGGACCTGCTCGACAAACACCCGCGGCACCGCGGCGTGCTCAAGCTCGCCGCCGAGAAGGCCGGCTGGGGCAAGCCGCTCGCCGCCGGCGCGCCGGGCACCCGGCGCGGCCGCGGCGTGGCCGTGCATGAATCCTTCAACAGCTACGTGGCGCAGGTGGCCGAGGTCACCGTCGATGCCGAAGGCAAGCTGAAGGTCGACCGTGTCGTCTGCGCCGTCGACTGCGGCATCGCGATCAACCCCGACAACGTGCGCGCGCAGGTCGAAGGCGCGGTCGGCTTCGCGCTCTCGGCGGCGCTGCACGGCGAGATCGAACTCAAGGACGGCCAGGTCGTCCCCGGCAATTTCGACGCCTATCCGGTGCTGCGCATTGCCGAGATGCCGAAGGTCGAAGTCCATATCGTGCCCTCGGCCGAAAAGCCCACCGGCATCGGCGAACCCGGCGTGCCGCCGCTAGCCCCGGCAGTCGCCAACGCGATCGCCGCGGCGACCGGCAAGGTTCCGACGCGCCTGCCCTTCAGTGCCGACGACCTCAAGGCCTGA
- a CDS encoding SpoIIE family protein phosphatase has translation MDAAATEILIIDDDEAIRHLLALHLRGQGYATATASDGLAGVERCAAQRPALVLCDLRMPGLDGLGVIEALHADYPGLPAIVVSGTGDLGDAIQALKLGAWDFITKPIEDFAVLDHAVGRALERARLIKENLAYREHLEAANAKLAETLRRIEEDEEAGRRIQFTLLPDDRAAFGGYECSRFLATSAILGGDFVDYFAIDSGRIGIYIADVSGHSVPSAVVTVLLKSYVGRYLESFRQYADPTILDPAALLAALNRQIFEGRHGKYLTMFYGVVNLSSGRFDFANGGHFPFPLLCDGKTVSEIGGRSRPVGMFTDASYVNEQIDLPDRFALRFFSDGVLDVMDAADLSGRKTALRELAGDIDADAAELARRLCIDGDRQLPDDATVLSLRRCLHRV, from the coding sequence ATGGATGCGGCGGCAACGGAAATTCTGATCATCGACGATGACGAGGCGATTCGCCACCTGCTCGCGCTGCACCTGCGCGGCCAGGGCTATGCGACGGCGACCGCGAGCGACGGTCTTGCCGGCGTCGAGCGTTGTGCCGCCCAGCGCCCGGCGTTGGTTCTGTGCGACCTGCGTATGCCCGGTCTCGACGGCCTCGGGGTCATCGAGGCATTGCATGCCGACTATCCGGGACTTCCGGCCATCGTCGTCTCGGGCACCGGCGACCTCGGCGATGCGATCCAGGCGCTGAAGCTCGGTGCCTGGGACTTCATCACCAAGCCGATCGAGGATTTTGCTGTCCTCGACCATGCCGTGGGCCGGGCGCTCGAACGGGCGAGGTTGATCAAAGAGAACCTCGCCTACCGCGAGCACCTCGAGGCCGCTAACGCCAAGCTGGCGGAGACGCTGCGCCGGATCGAGGAAGACGAAGAGGCCGGACGACGGATCCAGTTTACTCTGCTGCCCGACGACCGGGCCGCCTTCGGCGGCTACGAGTGCAGCCGCTTCCTCGCGACATCTGCCATCCTCGGTGGCGACTTCGTCGATTATTTCGCGATCGATTCCGGACGCATCGGCATCTACATCGCCGATGTCTCGGGCCACAGCGTTCCCTCGGCGGTGGTGACCGTGCTGCTCAAGAGCTATGTGGGCCGCTACCTGGAGAGCTTCCGCCAGTATGCCGACCCGACGATCCTCGACCCGGCGGCGCTGCTCGCGGCGCTCAACCGGCAGATCTTCGAGGGGCGCCACGGCAAGTACCTGACGATGTTTTATGGCGTGGTCAATCTTTCGAGCGGCCGTTTTGATTTTGCCAATGGCGGGCATTTTCCGTTCCCGCTGCTTTGTGACGGAAAAACGGTCAGCGAGATCGGCGGCCGCAGCCGGCCGGTCGGGATGTTCACCGATGCGAGCTACGTCAACGAGCAGATCGATCTTCCCGATCGTTTCGCCCTGCGATTTTTTTCCGACGGCGTCCTCGATGTCATGGACGCAGCGGACCTGAGCGGTCGCAAGACGGCCTTGCGCGAGCTTGCGGGCGACATCGACGCTGACGCCGCCGAACTGGCGCGCCGGCTCTGCATCGACGGCGATCGGCAATTGCCGGACGATGCCACCGTACTGTCATTGAGGAGATGCCTGCACCGTGTCTGA